The window AAAAGCAAATTCTATTCAAGGTAAAATTTGAACAGTTTTCtagaaaataggaaaatgtTAGCTCTTGACGTGGtgaaatatgtttgttttttcatatatcAAACCTTTAAAATACATGTGCCTGTTTCTGAATTGTGTCACGAGGTAGAGAATATTGactattatcatttttatctGTGACAGGAAACAAGGTGAACAACATCGATGTTGTGTATACACCTTGGTCCAATTTGAAGAAAACTGCTTCGATGGATGTTGGCCAAGTTGGTTTTCATAACCCCAAGATGGTAAGCttaattgttttagtttggCAAGTGGATATGTCCATAagcattttgttttattttatctttcctttttctttttaagtatttatGGTTCTTTTATGGATGGGAATATTCAAGGTGATTCACAAAGCctttttcatacaaaattcAGGTCCGAACTGTGAGGGTGGAAAAACGGATCAATGACATTGTCAATAGATTGAACAGAACTAAAGTGGAAAGGAAGCCTGATTTGAAAGGTAAATTGGAAATGGcgtttttgttgaaattttccAGTGGCATACATGatacatcaaacatatcatGGTCGTCCCATCTTCACATCATCACATGCATATGTACTAGTAAAACAGTTGACAAgcactttgtttttcattataCAGCCGAACGTGAAGCAGTGAATGCAGCTGAAAGAGCAGAGAGGAAGCAACACTTGAGAGATAAGGTTGGTGACAACTTTTTGTTCGGTCTCTGAAATTACTCCTTTTGTCGGTCTACATCTtggatttttatatttcaacattGCCCTCTACCCCAagggagaaaaatattttttccagAATCTAGTTGATACATATGCATATGAACTGGTTACTATTTTATCCCAAATCGGTATGTATGGGATGAGCCCTGACTTCTATATGTTACTAAAGGAAAGTACACacatagaaataaaaacaatcgTATTTTCATGATGGCCTTAGCTTAGCTTTTCCTTCACACACATAagcaaaataaagaaactgGTGGATTTAAAGCTCCTGTATTTTCTACGTAGACATTCTTACTCTAACGTTGTACTTTACTCTATAATTGTTTTGCTTCACAAGTCTAGAAGTGTTTATCTAGCAATTGTATGTTTAGATATTTGCTAGTGAGTATAACCATATTGACCATTGCTAGCAATATATTTTTTCGCCATTAAACCAATGTTCTCAGACCTGGTTTTGTTTGCTAGGTGGTTTTCATGAAGTATTGTGATTCTTTTCATGTCTAGTTATAGTTAAGTTTCATTTTGTAGAAACGCCGCGAGGAAATGGAAAGGTTAGAAAAAGAGAGGCAAGCAGAGTTAAGGAGCTACAAGGGTTTAATGGTGTCTGAAAAGATGACATCTAACAAACAGATTGCAGCAACAAGCAAATCACTACAAGAGCTGGAGGATGATTTCATGTGATCGAATTGATCCGCGGTTCAAATGCTGCAAAAACTAGCAGCAGCTAAACCTGCTCGTCCGTAGAGATGGCCATCTGCCCAATCCAGTTTGTGGTTCTTGGCCCAAAGTTGTTCTCTCGTGAGTGAGTGATCAAATTGTCTTTAGCCTCGATGATATTCAACTCTATTGTGTCTAGACACTTGATGACTATACAAATGGAAAATTGCTGTGCCTTTCAAGATAGCGGAGAAATGGTGTTCTGTAAGTTGTAATTACTGTTACTCTTGTTTAATGATGATAAATTCAGCTCGTTTTGGcctacttttttctttttcatagtAAGAAAAAGgatgtcatttttcttttgatatggATTTTTTCATCTAGCTTTATATTGAGTggtgatttttcattttggtatctcttttttttttggttgctTGATGAACCCCACCTAGTTTCTTCCAAGGCAGGTGAAAAGCTgtcattgaaatttgaaagtctGGCGTGTTTgcttttagaaaaagtaaCTTCtactgcaaaaaaaaaagcatttgtttttctttgtttcttccaTGTCATTTGAATGCTTTGGTTGACTATTTCTCTAAACTACGTCTCATAAAGGTAAAAGTATTGGTCGGGTAAATGTTTTGATGTGCATCGGACATTTTTTTGAAGTAGTATAGTACAAGAAATGGTAGTGAGAGAGATTTACAAACTTCTTGGATGTACACTATCAATCTCAATGGTGATGCCCTTCTTCCTTGAACTCCTAAATAAGAAACGTAGCTCTTTCATTCTTACAGTTGTGCTAAAAATATAGTACTTTGTAGAGGACATAATTTCATCCAAGTGGTGCTCCCCTTTTTAGTTCATATGAAAACAACTGTTAAttataacaacaacaataatagtaatattaataagatatttattatcatttaaaaaaacattgattgttgtatgattcaaaatatatattaatttcttttttcaaaaaatgtattagtttatattttgaactttttgtgaCAATTCTCGAAATTTAGGTCTTCAATTCTTTATACTTGtgtgaaaactaaaattagtcGATAGTTACACttacaaatttctttagaTTTATAAACTTTGTCATTTGTAAACTATTAgctgtaattaatttaaaatcaccTAAATAGAACAACTTTCTCCAAAATCTTatcaaattaatgaaaaaactatcacatattttttttttaaaaaaaataggtgaaaaatatagaaggtaaaatgaaagaaaattatcatATTATGTTAATCGAtgcattttaagaaattttatattatatagtttttaaacaaaataatttaagtgATACAAAGTCAAAtatgaagtttttctttttttccaaaagaGATATGGTGAAAAATTGgtgaagttttaaaaagatgaaataaagTGTGACGGAGGTCTTTTCCCGTTAAAACTTGTCCATTACTGCAACCATTACACGTAATCATTGTCGGTAGTACGACATCTCCGCTTCACACGTGTTTCGATCTACACCGTTGAATTTCCAAACGTGCTGTCATCTTAGCCGCTGGTTTTGAATCCCTTTAGTCCGCCCCTTTATGTTTGAATAGAGCTCCGGACCGTTTAAATTATCGTTTCCAAATCCTAAGCCATTTCGCTTTCGCTACCAGTTCCTCTCTCTGCTTTCCTTCATTCACTTCTTCTTCCGATCAAATTTCTACTCCGCGCAGATTCTCTAATGCGTTCTGTTTCGATCGCTGCATCCAGTTTCATCTATTTATCTGCACTTCACCGCCGCTCGACGCCGACGCCGGTCAGTTCTTTAGGGTTTCTTTGgttaattttgttatcttcCGTTTATTTTATGATCTTTTTGTcgatttgattgtttttcgCTTCGGATTGAAGTTTACTAGGCATTTCAGTTCAAGTTTGTGGATTCt of the Cucumis sativus cultivar 9930 chromosome 3, Cucumber_9930_V3, whole genome shotgun sequence genome contains:
- the LOC101214540 gene encoding coiled-coil domain-containing protein 25; this translates as MVFYFKARPDVGDYTIFMGLDKYENEELIKYGFIEDIWFHVDKMSSAHVYVRLQKGQTIDDISEGLLEDCAQLVKANSIQGNKVNNIDVVYTPWSNLKKTASMDVGQVGFHNPKMVRTVRVEKRINDIVNRLNRTKVERKPDLKAEREAVNAAERAERKQHLRDKKRREEMERLEKERQAELRSYKGLMVSEKMTSNKQIAATSKSLQELEDDFM